One window of the Carnobacterium maltaromaticum DSM 20342 genome contains the following:
- a CDS encoding citrate transporter encodes MITALPTIAYAAGIEAVKTPTGFMAFVTIIPLVLVLTLLFLKVDMIIAGLAGGILAMLIGGIGLAEANTQFLETIPTMLSITVPIINSAIAMAVFKSGGYTAALTLAKRGTKGKVEYVSAFIVILLAAATYMSGIGGGSAMVIAPLAFAAVGVVPELIAAMSLAAAVSFTTSPASLESSIVSKLGDVTVSEYVATMRPYWLVFVIIAILLAFFGTKLRKVGFKEDATDEYSSLSNGQLFKITLPAIFLLFAVIFGPLVNDLVGVAIFTPLVYMVVTILLIFICTKFNLNESVEAMVDGSTYILTRLFQVGIFLAFINIIAETGTFAVIAGVANHAPAFLVVPVAVLTGILIGIPAGAYVGSVLTLVLPVAVSLGFTPLALGFVTIGVGLGSQMSFVNITMQALSSGFQIPILDVVKGNIKWISLASVLLLVISLVFA; translated from the coding sequence ATGATTACGGCTTTACCGACTATTGCCTATGCAGCGGGAATTGAAGCAGTAAAAACACCAACTGGTTTTATGGCATTTGTTACCATCATTCCTTTGGTCTTAGTATTAACGCTATTATTTTTAAAAGTAGATATGATTATTGCCGGTTTAGCCGGTGGTATTTTAGCAATGTTGATTGGTGGGATTGGACTGGCAGAAGCCAATACTCAATTTTTAGAAACGATTCCTACAATGTTAAGTATTACTGTTCCAATTATTAATTCTGCTATTGCTATGGCTGTATTTAAATCAGGTGGTTATACAGCGGCATTAACATTAGCTAAGCGGGGGACAAAAGGGAAAGTTGAGTATGTGTCAGCCTTTATCGTTATTTTACTTGCTGCTGCAACTTATATGTCAGGAATTGGTGGCGGAAGTGCCATGGTTATTGCGCCTTTAGCTTTTGCAGCCGTTGGTGTTGTGCCAGAATTAATTGCTGCGATGTCCTTAGCTGCTGCAGTTTCATTTACAACTTCACCAGCATCTCTAGAGTCTAGTATCGTATCAAAATTAGGTGATGTGACAGTTAGTGAATATGTTGCAACAATGCGTCCTTATTGGTTAGTATTTGTGATTATTGCTATTTTATTAGCTTTCTTTGGAACAAAACTTCGCAAAGTTGGATTTAAAGAAGATGCAACGGATGAATATTCAAGCCTAAGTAACGGACAATTATTCAAAATTACATTACCCGCTATATTCTTGTTATTTGCAGTAATCTTTGGACCATTAGTTAATGATTTAGTCGGAGTTGCGATTTTTACACCGTTAGTTTACATGGTCGTTACAATTTTATTAATCTTTATTTGTACAAAATTCAATTTAAATGAATCGGTTGAAGCAATGGTAGATGGATCTACGTATATCTTAACCCGTTTATTCCAAGTCGGTATTTTCTTAGCCTTTATCAATATTATTGCTGAAACAGGCACATTTGCTGTCATTGCTGGGGTGGCAAATCATGCACCAGCCTTCTTAGTTGTACCAGTTGCGGTTTTAACAGGAATTTTAATTGGGATTCCAGCAGGAGCTTATGTGGGGTCAGTATTAACGTTGGTTTTACCTGTTGCTGTTTCATTAGGCTTTACGCCATTAGCACTAGGTTTTGTGACGATTGGTGTTGGTTTAGGTAGTCAAATGAGTTTTGTAAATATTACGATGCAAGCTTTATCTTCAGGTTTCCAAATTCCAATTCTTGATGTTGTAAAAGGGAATATTAAATGGATTAGTTTAGCATCAGTATTACTTTTAGTGATTTCATTAGTCTTTGCTTAA